Within the Thermoanaerobaculia bacterium genome, the region GGCGGCGCTTCGCGGAAAAACCGACGCCGTCGCGCGGAGGGTGGTGGTTCACCCTGGGCTCGATCGCGCTCGCCCTCCTCGTCCTGCAGCTCGCGACCGGCATCCTTCTCGCGTCCGCGTACGCGCCCACTCCGGATCACGCGCGGGCGAGTGTCGCCTGGATCGAGCGGCAGGTCCCGGCGGGATCGTTCGTCCGGGGTCTCCACGCGTGGGGCGCCTCGGCGGTCGTCGTCTTCGTCCTGCTGCACCTGGCCCGCGTCTTCTGGCACGGAGCGTACAGGCCGCCGCGCCAGGAGAACTGGTGGGTCGGCCTCCTCCTGCTCGCCACCGTGTTCGCGTTCGCGTTCACCGGCTACCTGCTCCCGTGGGACCAGAAAGGCTACTGGGCGACCGTCGTCGGGATCCGGATCGCCGCCCAGCCGCCGATCGTCGGTCCCGTCGCGCAGCGCGTGCTCACGGGAGGCGCCGGCGTCGGGGCGGGCACGCTCTCCCGCTTCGCGGCGATCCACGTGATCGTGCTGCCGCTCGCCGCCGCGGGGCTCGCGGCCGCGCACCTGCTGTTCCTCCGGCGCCAGGGACACGCCGGAGTTCCCGGCGACGCGTCTCCCCGGGAGCCGTTCTTCCCGAAGCAGATGGCCCGCGACGCGGCGGCCGTCCTCGCGGTATGCGCGGTCGTCGCGGCACTGGCCCGGTTCCTCCCCGCTTCCCTCGAGGCGACCGCGGACCCGACCGACACGGCGTACGTCCCCCGCCCGGACTGGTATTTCCTCGCGCCTTACCAGCTCCTCCACTACTTCCACGGAAAGGCCGCGATCCTCGGAACGTTCGGGATTCCCGCGGCGATCGGCATCTTCCTCGTCGCGATGCCGCTCCTCGACCGGTCCGCGACCCGGCATCCGAAGAACCGGAGGCCGTGGATCGCCGCGGGGACCGGGCTCGCCGCCGCGGCGATCGTCCTCACCGGAATCGCGGTCGTCGACGCCCCCGCGGGCCGCCTTCCCGCGACCGAGCCGCCGCCTCCCCCGCTCGCGTTCGTCTCGGCGGACCTGAAGAACTACGACCTCTCGATGGTCGCGCCTTCCATCGCCCGCGGCGGGAAGCTGATCGCGACGAAAAAATGCCTCGAATGCCACTGGATCAACGGCGACGGCAATCCGAAAGGCATCGACCTGAAGCATGTCGGAGAGCGGCGGACGCGCGCGTGGCTCCTCGCGCACTTCCGCGACCCGCAGGAGCTCTCGCCTCACTCGAAGATGCCGCCCTACGACGATCTGCCGGCGAGGGATCTGAACGACATCACGGACTACCTGCTGGCGCTGCCGTAGCAAGCGCGGACGATGCATCGAATGATGCGGGCGCGTGCCGCCCGCGGTCTCGCTGCGACGTACTGACCGCAGTACGCCTCGGTCGCCGCGGGCGACCCGCACCCCGCCTGATTCGCGCCTCGCCGCGCCTTCGGGTGGTTCTGAACTGACCAACCTCTTCTCGCGGTCACTGGAGAACTGAGCGGAAGATACGCGCCGTTATGCGGGCGCGACGGCCCGATCGCCGAGCTCAACGTACGGTAGTTGGTACGCCTCGCACGCCGACCGGCCCGTCGCGCCCACCTTCCAGCACGGCTCGCCGCGCCGCGATTGCGGTTCTTGCCGACGGCTACCTCACGATCGTCGATAACGGGTACCGAACCCAAGACGAGGCCCTGGAGGCTTGGCCGGAAGCGAGCCCGATTCCTGAAGAAGTGTCTTGAGTCGGCAGGCTCGAAGACCTCACTCCGTCGGCGACGCCGGCACGTTCGTGAACGTCATCGTCGACCCCACGTCCGCCTTTTCCTTCGCCGCGGCGCCGTCGGGGATCTCGAGAACGTACTGGGATTTCTCCTTCGGACCGTAGGTCGGACAGGGATCTTCACGGCACGGCGGCGTGTGCGCGGAAACGAAGATCACGCGCCGACCGGCATCCATCCAGACGATGTCGATCGGGAAGTTGCAGTTCTTCATCCAGAACGCCTCGACGGAGGGGCGCGGAAACAGGAACAGCATCCCGCGACCGTCGGCGAGGCTCTCCCGGAACATCAGCCCCTGCGCGCGCGAATCCGGAGTCGCGGCGATCTCGACGCGGTAGGTCCGGCCCGAAGGCATCGTCACCGTCGGCTGATCCTTCGCCGCTTTCTCCGCGTCTTTCGGCGCCCCGTTCGACCGCGCGCAGCCGAGAGCGAGAGCGATCACAAAGAAGATCGTGAATCTCGCGGGGATCCTGGCGACGCCTCGAACCGTCATCGCGAGTCGATTATCTCAGGCGCGAGGCGCCGCGAGACGCGAGCGAGACGGGATGCGGGGCGCCCTCGAGATCCCGAGGCATACCCGGTCGTATGTCGCAGGGTCTCGCGGGCGGCACGCGCCCGTCTTCGCTCGATGTATCGCACGCCGGCTAATCTTCCGCGGCGCCGTACAGCTCCTCCCGCTTGATCAGCCCGTACTTCTTCGCGTAATAGCGGAAGGAACGGAACGACATCTTGAGGAGCTCGGCGGCCTGGGTCTGGACGCCGCCGCTCCTCTCGAGTGCCTCCTGCATCAGCCTCTTGCCCACGGCTTCCAGGTAGGCCTCGAGGTCGAGCCCTTCCGCGGGCAGAGCCGCGAAGTCCGGGAGCGAGCTCGGGAAGGACGACGTGACTGCGGCCGGAAGGCTCCGGGACGTGATCACCGGGCCCGGCTCGAGCGCGACCGTCCGTTCGAGCGTGTTCTCGAGCTCGCGGACGTTTCCCGGCCACGGGTAGGCCTCGAGGAGCCGCATCGCCTCGGCGGAGATGTTCTTCTCCGGAATGCGCTGGTCCTTGCAGATCTTCCTGATGAAGTGCTCGGCGAGCAGCGGAACGTCCTCGACGCGCGAACGCAGCGGCGGGAGCGCGATCGGGATCACGTTGATCCGGTAGAAGAGGTCCTCCCGGAACTTCCCCTCCGCGACCGCCTGCTTCAGGTCCCGGTTCGTCGCAACGATGATCCGGACGTCGACGAGCTGCTCCTCGTTGCCGCCGACCTTCCGGATCGTCTTCTCCTGGAGGACGCGCAGGAGCTTGACCTGCATCGC harbors:
- a CDS encoding cytochrome b N-terminal domain-containing protein encodes the protein MSRGPGFDERTGIVSAWRRFAEKPTPSRGGWWFTLGSIALALLVLQLATGILLASAYAPTPDHARASVAWIERQVPAGSFVRGLHAWGASAVVVFVLLHLARVFWHGAYRPPRQENWWVGLLLLATVFAFAFTGYLLPWDQKGYWATVVGIRIAAQPPIVGPVAQRVLTGGAGVGAGTLSRFAAIHVIVLPLAAAGLAAAHLLFLRRQGHAGVPGDASPREPFFPKQMARDAAAVLAVCAVVAALARFLPASLEATADPTDTAYVPRPDWYFLAPYQLLHYFHGKAAILGTFGIPAAIGIFLVAMPLLDRSATRHPKNRRPWIAAGTGLAAAAIVLTGIAVVDAPAGRLPATEPPPPPLAFVSADLKNYDLSMVAPSIARGGKLIATKKCLECHWINGDGNPKGIDLKHVGERRTRAWLLAHFRDPQELSPHSKMPPYDDLPARDLNDITDYLLALP
- a CDS encoding DUF192 domain-containing protein, with the protein product MTVRGVARIPARFTIFFVIALALGCARSNGAPKDAEKAAKDQPTVTMPSGRTYRVEIAATPDSRAQGLMFRESLADGRGMLFLFPRPSVEAFWMKNCNFPIDIVWMDAGRRVIFVSAHTPPCREDPCPTYGPKEKSQYVLEIPDGAAAKEKADVGSTMTFTNVPASPTE